The genomic DNA AGCGCCACGAACAACAGCGAGGTCTGGATCGAGTACCCCTTGGCCAGAAGGACGAGCGGTGCGATGGTGCCGAACCCGTAGTAGCCGAAGACCTCCAGGGCGGAGACGATCCACAGCATGACGGTGCGGCGCCGGTACGGCGGGCGGAACAGCGCGCGGATCGTGATCGACCGGGACCGCACCGGGCGGAGTGTCGTGTCCGGCTCCGCCAGCACCTTCCCCTCCGCGACCGCCTGTGCCTCCAGCCCGCGGACGATGGCATCGGCCTCGTCGTAGCGCCCCTGCGCCTCGAGCCAGCGCGGCGACTCCGGCAGCCCCCGGCGCACGAGCCAGACCAGCAACGAGCCGAGCGCGCCGAAGACGAACAGCAGCCGCCAGCCCTGCACCTCGACCCCGCCGAGATCGAAGACCTGCGGCGTGAGCCAACGCGCGGCGAACCCGACGACGGGCACGCCGAGGAACGACACGACGTAGGCGAGCGAGATGTACTTGCCGCGCACGTTCTTCGGCAGGATGTCCGAGAGGTAGGAGTCGGCGAGCGCGAACTCGCCGCCGATGCCGATCCCGGCGACGAAGCGCGTCACCACGAGGAACGCCGCTTTCGGGCTGAACGCGCCGGCGAGCGACATCGCCGAGTACAGCGCCAGATTGATCATGAAGGCCGTCCGCCGGCCGTAGCGGTCCGCGAGTCGCCCCATGAACAGCGCGCCGATGAACTGGCCGATGAACGCGGACGCCAGCAGGAGCTTGAGTTCGTCCGGTCCGAGCGCGAAGTCCCGCTTGAGCACGGTCGCGATCGTCGCGGCGAGGAAGTTCTCGTACTGGTCGAAGAACAGGCCCAGCCCGATCACGCCGACCGCCGCGCCGTGCAGGCGGGTCATGGGCAGCCGGTCCAACCGCGCCGCGATCGAGGGCGCCTGCGAGGTCTCGGTGGTCATCGTCGAAATATACTTCGGAGAACGAATACACCGGTTTCCGGGCGGTGACCAGCGGACGAATGGGCGGTGCGATACCCCCACACGCGCGCCCGACGTGGAGTTGAATCACGGGAGTGATCGTCGATTGCGCCCACTACCTGGACGGCGCCCGGCAGGCCGAGGAGACCCTCGCGCCACTGGACGCCGCCCGCCTGTGCACGGAAAACGGATTCGTCTGGCTCGGCCTGTTCGAGCCGACACCCACCGAGATGGAGTCCGTCCGCGAGGCCTTCGACCTGCACGAACTCGCGGTCGAGGACGCGCAGGACTACCACCTGCGCCCGAAGGTCGAGGACTTCGAGGCCTCGGTGAAGCTCGTCATCCTGCGGACCGCGCGGTACGACGACGCCCGCGAGGAGGTGGATTTCGGCGAGATCAGCGTCTTCGTCGCGAGGAACTTCGTCATCACGGTGCGGCAGGGCGTGGCGAGCGAGCTGCACGAGGCGCGCGCTCGGCTCGAGCAGAAGCCCGAACTCCTCGCGCTGGGCACGGACGCCGTGCTGTGGGCGATCCTCGACCAGGTCGTCGACGGGTACGAGCCCGTGGTCGCCGGACTGGAACACGACATCGAGCAGATCGAGGCGACGGTGTTCTCGGGCGCAGTCGCCCCGACCGAGCGCATCTACCTGTTGCGCCGCGAGGTGACCAACTTCTACCGTGCCGCCCACCCGCCGCTCGCGGTCGTCAACGCGGTCGGCAAGAGCCTCGGCGAGGAACGCCTCTCCCCCTACGTGCGCGACGTCTACGACCGGCTCCAACTCGTCAACGAGGAGGTCTCGGCGCAGCGCGACCTGCTCGGCACCATCCTGCAGGCGAACATCGCCGTCGTCTCGGTCCAGCAGGCGCACTCCGCGGCGCGGCAGAGCTCGACGATCGAGCGGCTGACCGTCCTCTCCACCATCTTCCTCCCGCTGACCTTCGTGACCGGCTTCTTCGGCCAGAACTTCGGCTGGCTGGTCGACCACATCGGCGGCCCCTGGCAGTTCCTGATCTTCGGCGTGTGCGCCCTCTTCGTCCCGCTCATCGCCCTGAGCGTCTGGCTCCGGCGCAAGGACGCGATGCCCGAGAATCCGCTCGGCTCGACGGAC from Tsukamurella paurometabola includes the following:
- a CDS encoding magnesium and cobalt transport protein CorA; the encoded protein is MIVDCAHYLDGARQAEETLAPLDAARLCTENGFVWLGLFEPTPTEMESVREAFDLHELAVEDAQDYHLRPKVEDFEASVKLVILRTARYDDAREEVDFGEISVFVARNFVITVRQGVASELHEARARLEQKPELLALGTDAVLWAILDQVVDGYEPVVAGLEHDIEQIEATVFSGAVAPTERIYLLRREVTNFYRAAHPPLAVVNAVGKSLGEERLSPYVRDVYDRLQLVNEEVSAQRDLLGTILQANIAVVSVQQAHSAARQSSTIERLTVLSTIFLPLTFVTGFFGQNFGWLVDHIGGPWQFLIFGVCALFVPLIALSVWLRRKDAMPENPLGSTDRPGRPT
- a CDS encoding MFS transporter gives rise to the protein MTTETSQAPSIAARLDRLPMTRLHGAAVGVIGLGLFFDQYENFLAATIATVLKRDFALGPDELKLLLASAFIGQFIGALFMGRLADRYGRRTAFMINLALYSAMSLAGAFSPKAAFLVVTRFVAGIGIGGEFALADSYLSDILPKNVRGKYISLAYVVSFLGVPVVGFAARWLTPQVFDLGGVEVQGWRLLFVFGALGSLLVWLVRRGLPESPRWLEAQGRYDEADAIVRGLEAQAVAEGKVLAEPDTTLRPVRSRSITIRALFRPPYRRRTVMLWIVSALEVFGYYGFGTIAPLVLLAKGYSIQTSLLFVALSYVGYPLGAALAVPIVERIERRYLVIGSAGLMAAFGLWFGFAAGPAQIVLSGFLYTLASNLFSNAYHVYLADSYPTAIRGTAAGAAYSLSKLVTAFLPFVLLPILDERGSVWVFAVVAAAMLALMITVAALGHRSTGRSADEV